Proteins from one Catalinimonas alkaloidigena genomic window:
- a CDS encoding MBL fold metallo-hydrolase has product MQLQRFTFNPFQENTYVLYDTTGECIVVDPGCSTPQEEQRLTNFIAQQQLKVVRLVNTHGHVDHVLGNYFVHSHYKVDLGTHHLDEQTLRSVKVYAPSYGFTGYTEVLPAYHLEENTTLTFGESSLEIRFVPGHAPGHIVFYSAADGFCVAGDTLFRESIGRTDLPGGDHQTLLNSIRSDLFSLPDETVVYPGHGPETTIGHEKKYNPFCRLPLA; this is encoded by the coding sequence ATGCAGCTCCAGCGTTTCACGTTCAATCCCTTTCAGGAAAACACGTATGTGTTGTACGACACCACGGGCGAGTGCATCGTTGTCGACCCGGGTTGTTCTACTCCCCAAGAAGAGCAACGCCTGACGAACTTCATCGCCCAACAGCAATTGAAGGTGGTTCGGCTGGTGAATACCCACGGCCATGTCGATCACGTCCTGGGCAATTATTTTGTGCATTCGCACTACAAGGTGGACCTCGGTACCCACCACTTGGATGAGCAGACGCTGCGGTCGGTCAAGGTCTATGCCCCCAGCTACGGCTTCACTGGCTACACGGAAGTACTGCCGGCCTATCATCTGGAAGAAAACACGACGCTCACGTTCGGCGAATCATCGCTCGAGATCCGGTTTGTGCCGGGACATGCGCCGGGCCACATCGTTTTTTACAGCGCGGCGGATGGATTTTGTGTGGCGGGCGATACGCTTTTTCGCGAGAGCATCGGCCGCACCGACCTGCCCGGCGGCGATCACCAGACGCTGCTGAACAGCATTCGGTCCGACCTGTTTTCCCTGCCGGACGAAACGGTCGTTTACCCCGGCCATGGTCCCGAAACGACCATCGGGCACGAAAAAAAGTACAATCCGTTTTGTCGTCTTCCCCTCGCCTGA
- a CDS encoding NAD(P)/FAD-dependent oxidoreductase, translating to MKEVEYVIVGQGLAGSVLALTLLERGHAVLVVDQPRPDGASRVAAGLYNPITGRHLSLTWGAAQLFPFLRQFYPRWEQRWHTRFLHEMPVYRPFGSMEEQNTLTGKSGDPLFGKFMRLGDRHAAYRAWVHAPYGGLETLQSGYLDVPHFLEATRAYLHERESYRQESFDYQEIKISDEGVTGPDWRAARLIFCEGAAVRNNPWFRALPIVPNKGEILRLRTHTELPNVIFNRHVFMVPVAPGEVRVGATFDHSDLTTVPTERARLELLEKLQGLYPAETTVLDQVAGLRPTSRDRRPQLGLHPTHPQLGIFNGLGTKGVSLAPWWAERFAEFLEGKADLDPQVNINRYFSFIGKTSSI from the coding sequence GTGAAAGAAGTTGAGTACGTCATTGTGGGGCAGGGCCTGGCCGGTTCTGTCCTGGCACTGACCCTGTTGGAGCGGGGCCATGCGGTGCTGGTGGTGGACCAGCCGCGCCCCGACGGTGCCTCTCGGGTGGCCGCCGGACTGTACAATCCCATCACGGGGCGCCACCTGTCGCTGACCTGGGGGGCCGCGCAGCTTTTTCCGTTCCTGCGGCAGTTTTACCCACGTTGGGAACAGCGCTGGCACACCCGCTTTCTGCACGAAATGCCGGTATATCGGCCTTTCGGCAGCATGGAAGAGCAGAATACGCTGACCGGAAAAAGCGGTGATCCCCTCTTTGGGAAATTCATGCGCTTGGGCGATCGCCACGCCGCCTACCGTGCGTGGGTGCACGCTCCGTACGGAGGGCTGGAGACGCTGCAATCGGGCTATCTGGACGTGCCCCATTTTCTGGAGGCGACTCGCGCCTACCTGCACGAACGCGAAAGTTACCGGCAGGAATCGTTCGATTATCAGGAAATTAAAATATCGGACGAGGGGGTGACCGGACCCGACTGGCGGGCCGCCCGGCTGATTTTTTGTGAGGGCGCGGCGGTGCGCAACAATCCCTGGTTTCGGGCGTTGCCGATCGTACCCAACAAAGGAGAAATTTTACGCTTGCGAACCCACACCGAGCTACCGAACGTTATCTTCAATCGCCACGTATTTATGGTGCCGGTGGCGCCGGGCGAAGTGCGGGTCGGGGCTACGTTCGACCACAGCGACCTGACGACTGTGCCTACGGAACGGGCACGCCTGGAACTGCTGGAAAAACTGCAGGGCTTGTACCCCGCAGAGACGACGGTGCTCGACCAGGTAGCGGGTCTGCGTCCCACCAGCCGCGACCGCCGTCCGCAACTGGGGCTGCACCCTACGCACCCGCAGCTCGGTATTTTTAACGGCTTGGGAACCAAAGGCGTATCGCTGGCTCCGTGGTGGGCCGAACGCTTTGCCGAATTTTTAGAAGGAAAGGCTGATCTGGACCCGCAAGTCAATATTAATCGTTATTTTTCGTTTATCGGTAAGACCTCATCCATTTGA